The Sulfitobacter donghicola DSW-25 = KCTC 12864 = JCM 14565 genome has a segment encoding these proteins:
- the fabF gene encoding beta-ketoacyl-ACP synthase II, which produces MRRVVVTGLGLVTPLADGVEESWKRILDGKSGAGPITVFDPSKVITKYACEVPLGDGTDGTFNADSYMAPKDQRKVDTFILFGLAAAQQAVEDAGWMPEDKESLERTGVLIGSGIGGLNSIANTAVMMAEKGPKRVSPFFVPGALINLISGQVSIKYGFKGPNHSVVTACSTGAHAIGDASRLIQYGDADVMVAGGAEAAICEIGIAGFNACKALSTKGEDDPQKASRPYDKDRDGFVMGEGAGIVVLEEYEHAKARGAKIYAEVIGYGLSGDAYHITAPSEDGEGGERSMRAALRNAGKEPKDIDYINAHGTSTMADTIELGAVERMLGEHASSVTMSSTKSATGHLLGAAGAIEGIFSILAIRDQIAPPTINLDNPAVETKIDLAPNVAVKREINVALSNSFGFGGTNASVLFGKVE; this is translated from the coding sequence ATGCGCAGAGTGGTCGTTACGGGATTGGGTTTGGTCACGCCATTGGCTGACGGAGTTGAAGAAAGCTGGAAGCGGATTTTAGACGGGAAGTCCGGCGCGGGGCCGATTACGGTTTTTGACCCGAGCAAGGTTATCACGAAATATGCCTGCGAAGTGCCATTGGGAGACGGCACCGACGGCACATTTAACGCCGATAGCTATATGGCGCCAAAGGATCAGCGTAAGGTTGATACATTCATTCTGTTTGGTTTGGCTGCTGCGCAGCAAGCGGTTGAAGACGCGGGTTGGATGCCTGAGGACAAAGAGAGCCTTGAGCGCACGGGTGTTCTGATTGGTTCAGGTATTGGCGGTTTAAATTCCATCGCAAACACAGCCGTTATGATGGCCGAGAAGGGCCCCAAGCGGGTTAGCCCCTTCTTTGTGCCGGGCGCGCTGATCAACCTGATCTCGGGGCAGGTTTCGATTAAATACGGTTTCAAAGGGCCGAACCACTCGGTTGTGACGGCCTGCTCGACCGGCGCGCACGCGATTGGCGATGCAAGCCGCCTGATCCAATATGGTGATGCGGATGTGATGGTTGCGGGTGGCGCAGAAGCGGCCATTTGTGAGATCGGCATCGCGGGCTTTAACGCTTGTAAGGCGCTGAGCACCAAAGGCGAAGATGATCCACAAAAGGCAAGCCGCCCTTATGACAAGGACCGTGATGGTTTTGTGATGGGCGAAGGCGCTGGGATTGTGGTTCTGGAAGAATATGAGCACGCCAAGGCGCGTGGCGCAAAGATTTACGCTGAGGTGATCGGCTATGGCCTGTCCGGCGATGCCTATCACATCACGGCGCCGTCTGAAGATGGTGAGGGCGGCGAGCGTTCCATGCGTGCAGCCCTGCGCAACGCTGGTAAAGAGCCTAAGGACATTGATTACATCAACGCGCACGGTACCTCTACGATGGCGGATACCATCGAATTGGGCGCTGTTGAGCGGATGCTGGGCGAGCATGCAAGCTCGGTCACCATGTCGTCGACCAAATCGGCGACGGGCCACTTGCTAGGCGCTGCTGGTGCGATTGAGGGGATTTTCTCGATCCTTGCGATCCGTGACCAAATCGCGCCGCCAACGATCAACCTTGATAACCCAGCGGTAGAGACAAAGATTGATTTGGCGCCGAATGTAGCGGTAAAGCGTGAGATCAACGTCGCGCTGAGCAACTCATTCGGGTTTGGCGGTACAAACG
- a CDS encoding GNAT family N-acetyltransferase: MSRTIPTINTPRVTLRGMRPEDFSRFAEIWAMPEVVTHIGGKPRAKSLSWDSFLRNAGHWQIVGFGQWAVQIHGHSEMAGQSGFFYGSRGLGEDYDPFPEAGWLLDPSFQGQGFGLDAATAAHDWFDRVIAGRTVCMLAPENEGSLRIAKALGYEPFREETLEGDTVLLMSRNGPPV, encoded by the coding sequence ATGTCTCGTACCATTCCGACAATTAATACCCCTCGCGTTACGTTGCGCGGTATGCGCCCCGAAGATTTTTCCCGCTTCGCCGAGATTTGGGCGATGCCTGAGGTGGTCACTCATATCGGTGGGAAACCGCGGGCTAAATCTTTGAGCTGGGACTCGTTTTTGCGCAATGCGGGGCATTGGCAGATTGTGGGGTTCGGGCAATGGGCGGTGCAGATTCACGGCCATTCTGAAATGGCGGGGCAAAGCGGTTTTTTCTACGGCTCTCGTGGTTTGGGAGAGGATTATGATCCGTTCCCCGAGGCGGGGTGGTTGTTGGATCCGTCATTTCAGGGGCAGGGGTTTGGGTTGGATGCTGCAACGGCGGCGCATGATTGGTTTGATCGGGTGATCGCGGGGCGCACGGTTTGTATGCTGGCACCTGAAAACGAGGGTTCTTTACGGATTGCAAAGGCTTTGGGGTATGAACCGTTTCGGGAGGAAACCCTAGAAGGGGATACTGTTTTGCTGATGTCCAGGAATGGCCCGCCTGTTTAA